The Ptiloglossa arizonensis isolate GNS036 chromosome 9, iyPtiAriz1_principal, whole genome shotgun sequence nucleotide sequence TATCGTTATTTACTCTTGCCAGGTTTTTCACACTTAATTGACAAAGCATTTACTCACTTCAGTACTGATAACTTGTTGGTGTAGAACTATTCGGGGAAGATCGCGCTTCCGATTCCCATTCGCATCCATCGCTACGTCACATAGCATTTTCTAATAGTGATTGGAGATGCAGCATGTAATGCATCTCTGGCTTAATTtatgaatcgatatttttttgcgACTAGTCGAATCGTCAGTTAAcgttattttatcgatcgattagCTTTGTTatcgatgtttttttttaatgaaaaaatcgATGTACTTTATCACATTCGATCATATTGAAAAACCTCCGGCGTTTTCAAAGTCTTCTCTAAATGAGAATTTATATTGTGAAAATGTTTCTATATTATGCTAATGTTTGAACTGTCGTTGGCAGCATTGAATGATGGTTCACAGAATCTTTTTAGTGAATTATACAAGAATATCTATAAACTGGTACGACGCAGCTTCCATTTTGAAAACCGAAGCTACAAGAAAAGCACGTTAAACTGCTCTTCACATACTCTTTGGACAAACGCGTCCGTGTTGTGCGTCATTTTCGGTGGCATCATATTCTGAATAAATAGTTTTGTAAACAATTGTAGTGCGTAATTCTATCAAAACAAAATGCAAGGAACGATCATAGAAAATTTGAGTGGTAGGAAGCTATCGGTGCTTGTAATACTACTGATTGTCGCACAAATAGTTTGTTTTCTAATAGGTGGACTCATTGGTAAGTCAAGAAATGTCAAACATTTGGAAATTATTGTGATAgtctaatattaaaaattaagcaATTTTAAACATACATAAAGACGCAAGCATTTGTATAGATAAACGACAATTAACGTATTTacgttatttttaaattcgGTATTAGGAatcttaaaaatttatttacaatttataaaaaaaaagcaagCTTAATTAAATTGATGattctatttattaattattgtatttattagaatttttcactataaatattttttaacaacaTTAATAGTTTATACATCTTTTATGATCAGCTCCAACACCTGCTAGTAGTCAAAATATACTTGGTACACCCTGTAAAGATATTCGTGTAAATGGCTCTGAACCTGGAGAAGGAAAATGGTTTTATTCAAGGGGAAAAGGATCTTGCACTGCTGTTGATATGCATAGTTTTAATTTTGATAGTCATCATCAGGCATATCAAGTTGTATATACATTTcaagtatgtttattttaaattttagtgTATTAAAATATAAGTGAGATAGTTGTAAATTTAAATGTTTTTTATTCATCGTAGATGCCTGTTCCTCGGAACAGTATGCAACTTGATTATTCTAGATGGCAACAAAATTTAATAGGTGTTTTGCAAGTGGATATTATTTATCATAGTCAGATAGAAATTGGTAATTTATCAGACATATgttgtatataaattataattttttgttataaattaGTCATGGATATTATGTATCATTTCTGATAGCTCCCAGAACTAAAATAACATTGGATGCAAGACTTGCTTATAGAAACAAAGGGGATCCAGATGATTCTTGGAAACCATATGCTGCCTCTGCAGTAGAAAGAATTTTAGATTGCAGTATTGACgaggtaaatatataaattaattaatataattactttagatatgataaatatacatCCTTTATTATTTGCATATAAATTTTACAGGCaatggaaaaatacaattataattgCAGTGTAGTCCCATTATTTGAATTGGGATCTCTATTTCATGATTATTATCTTTTAAACATTCGTCTTCCTGCTGATACTGATAGAAATATTAATCAGGGTTTAGGACATATAACAGATTTATGGCTTACAGTAAATATATGACATATTTAAAATTCAGTTTCTACATATGTATGAAATTTGAAAACTATCAAGTtaacatttaattttttaacaattcaggCTATCAATCAAAATGGTggatttacaaaggtatgggtgagtttgaaaactatttattttccaattgtCATATGTGTCCTTGCTTGGTACTGGAGGCGAGTACATATGCTTTCAAGATCACCGGCTCTTTTGGAATATTTGCTTTTGGCACTGGGAATAGCATTAACGTTTTTAAATAGTACGTTCCATATTCTTTATTTCTGTAACGGTCACGTCAACTATTcatgtttaattataattttgtactGTTTAGTGCCTTTGGAGTATTTAACACTTGCCTATGATATGCCATTTATGCTTTTATTGGGTGATATTAGGCAAGGAGTGTTCTATGCAATTCTCTTGTCTTTCTGGCTTGTGTTTGCTGGAGAACATCTTATGGTAAGAAATATAGCATAGGTGTGAAAGTAACAGTTTGATTCTATAAAGTTGAtcaaatatgtaatttaatgtaCTAATGGCATATGTTTTTCTTATGCATCATCTCTTGCTCGAACAGATACAGGTAAGTTAGCTCTGCTATGGttcattatatatttataatcaaataccataaaattatcatttttataatttatttgttgTTATATAGGAAGGTGAACAAAGAAATTCTTTAAAATGTTATTGGCGTCATCTTTCTGCAGTAGGGATTGGATGCTTATCATTATTTGTGTTCGACATGTGTGAACGTGGAGTGCAATTAAGAAATCCATTCTATTCAATTTGGGTTACGGATCTCGGAACGAAATTTGCAGTATCcttgtaaaataaaagaaattcgatTTTTATTCTGAAAGTTTAAATTCCTTGACTTAAAAGAAACAGTTGTCATTCATAATTTTAGCCGGAGTATCTGCTGGTGTATATTTGATATTCTTATCTTACATGATATGGAAAGTATTTATGAATATTAGTGCAAAAAGAGCTGCATTACCTACTATGAGTTCGGCACGACGTTTGCATTACGAAGGTGTAATATATCGATTTAAATTTTTGATGATAGCTACGTTATTATGCGCATCTTTAACTGTGATTGGATTTATTCTTGGCCAGGTATACATTTGCTATGTATTCAAGGCaattatatttgtacaaatatgattttaaatatctttgaTGCGTTGAATAAAACAAATTGTTTACATATATTAACCTTTTTATATACACATTTGATATAGGTTGCAGAGGGTCAGTGGAAATGGGATGAAGAATTGCACTTAGAAATGACATCAGCATTTTTCACTGGTGTGTACGGAATGTGGAATATTTATATCATAGCATTGTTGTGCTTATATGCACCATCGCACAAACAATGGCCTATTGAACCATCTGGTAAACATATCAACTTTTTATTTGTTCTTTGTATACTTAGATTTCTAATCTAatatgtgtttatttttttacagaaaataGTATTAGcgaagaaattgaattttcacgTTTATCGACCGATCCCAACGAAATGTTGTCTTTGACTGCATTCGCACGAAAAACAGCAGTAGAGTAAATAGTATACATATTTTGCAAAATAGTAGAAAAGGGCAATCAACCAGTCAACAATTTTGTACTTAAACGTTACATACGTCAAACTATAAATATGGTTTAATTGAGGTTTTTCGATATTTATAGGAAACTCAATGACTGATAATACTCTAATAAGTAACCTTTTTATaccaaaattaattatttattagaattaatattttttaagctTTATTCACTTTTTAATACGAGTTAGTTTTTAACTTGCGAATTTTTACTTAAGTATTTAACTGACCATTTAGTATTTTAAAGATGAAATGAATGAAACAGTCACCTTATCTATCCCTAGATTTTGcattacttttattttcatacACAATTGTAGTAGAATAACGTTTAGTATACTTATTTTATGGAACATTCCATTTTAAatctaattgaaataattttagtaaGATTCTTTTATACGCTCCAAACAGTGAACAATCATAATATCACTGCCATACTTACAGTAATAACCATTAAGCAATCTCACAAAATCTATTTTCGTTAAGGATAAGTAATCTATTCCGTCGTTTTATAGTACATATCAATATTGGGCATTTATCTCTAATTAACATTTATAAACGTGGATTTAATTGTACCCATATAATACTGACCACAGGTATccaatattcataattaatttCGTATTACTGTCATATAACAAATATTAACATACATTTGGCAGTATTAAGTTCCTCGATGCATTCTTAATATTATATACGTTtcatacaaatttttatcaattccgatgcattattaatataattcttAGACTCTAGGACATGCATGCTGCAAAGTAGAACCGAAGGAAAAAAAGGTGCAATAAATCTGTAACATTCTAATGGAATCTAGTGCACATTAGCTACTTATGTAGAGTACTTATATTTGAAACTGCAGGACTAGTATTTTCTATATCTGTTAACGTATTTAAAAAAACGTGTGAATGAATAATAATCGTGAAAAacattttgtattatataattaattgtcatatttttttcataagTTTATAAATGAGAGATGACGAAAATGTAGTGTATTAGTACTACAAAAGATTCATATTTTTATGCgtccattattaaattttggTATGACATTCAATTTGGTAATTTTTCCGGTGtattaaacgaaattttatattcaagacttttatacattttttaaataaacaaatttgttaGAATAACTTTGTTATATTATTAAGTATTATGTATTATCACGCGCTATGTATATCGAATCACATGTATCGGGCACATAATGgccatgtgtgtgtgtgtagtaTAGTTACGTCTTTTGTTTCAACGTTATTGAACGTCTGCGtaaaacgtaaaaacgtatgatGTCCGACGTgccgaatatttcaattttcattgaaCTGTCTTTGCAGTAGTCGCTCACAAGAATAATTGCTTTGCAACAAAATTCTTTTTCGTAGCCTTACCAGTGCTCGTGTTATTTAACTATCCTAACATGTGTTGAGGGGTTAGCTTCGAATGTCAACTTTCTCAAGATTCAACAGTTATTGGACTTCATACTGTCGTTTCAAAAAGGTATTTATATATTACTTGTAGATGTTTtacttaatatttatatttcaccgTCAGATGCATTAACTACATAATGGAtgtaatttaaattcaaattccataCCATACGTCATCAATGCGGGTTATTTCACAGTGTTACCAAGAACTAGTGATTTCGTCGAACGTATACTTCTTTCAATCGTATTATTAACGAATTTGCTTTTAAATTGATATATAATCgttttctatttattctttattcgcACGTTATTAAAACTACGagctatatatttttaatacttgGATGATTTTTTCTGTTTATGGAACATAATGTTGGTTTAACATTACGCGCAATTATTTTTGGGCAACGAAACAAAGCAAGCTTAATTTGTTTGCGTAGATGAAGCCTCGAGCAATGAAATGTAAAATAGTAACACGTACGTTTTTCCAAATTCAATCGAGTGTTCCATTTCGAATTATGCACATACATATCTTCCGATTATGGAATTTGAATTGGTTGtctaatgaaaaaaagaaaaaaaaaagaaaaagggaggAAATATCACTTGGCCGTGTTGTTCGGCTGATTCTAGTGATATtggtcgaacgaaagaattagtGGTGATTCGCGGAGAATAGCAGGGATTTTGTATCGTGCGCGCGCATCCGCTGGCACAACGTGAGACAGAGGCAGCAGCAGCGAGCAAGAGAGCAGTGCAGAAACGGAATCAGATGTGGTGAAGTCCGTGAGTTGACAGGTCGTGGGGTGCACGAGAACAGGCGTTTCGAAGTGGTGGAGGCGGAGGAGGTTCAGGGGAAAGGATTGTTTTCTGTGTGCGCGAGAAACGTGTCGACAGTACGAGTCTCTGGACGGGTTCGTCGTTGGTGATGATGAAATGATCCTCTAGCCCGAAGATTTTGGCCTGGTCCGCACGGACAAAGAGGAAGACCATTCGTATATTGCTGCTATTCGAGGGATCGTGCGCTCGTTCATCCGTAGAAAACATCGTTAAACGCTGACGTCGCGGAATTCGTCTCTCGTGTCGTTTTCCTTCGTGGCGAGCGTTGAAGATCCAACGACTGACTAGCGAGCGTCGCGCGCGCgtgtctttgtttttttttcttctcggtgCTGAATAACTGCTCGGTACAGGAAAACAGAGTGTGTTATACCACAGTGGTGAAAGACTAAGTTCCTTGTGTATTCTACGGTGGTAAACAATCCGTAGCAGTCAGAGGCCCTTCCTAAAACGACAATCGAGCTCAGCTGATTCAAGGACTTGCTGCGAAGGGCTCTGCTGCGTTAATAGACGATAAATATGTCGTCCCCCAGCGCTGGAAAACGACGTATGGACACGGACGTTCTTAAATTGTATCCTTGAAATTCACTTTTATTTCTCCTACTCGGTATTTGTGTCTCTCGTCTTCTTTTTTCTactccccctccccacccctccccTCTCCGTCCCTTGACATCGCCACAGTCCCCCCTCTACCACCCTCCCTCTCCACCTCTCGTTCTCGCTCTTTCTTTATCTTTCGCTCTATCGCACGTGCTTGCAATCGAGTGCAAGAGAGGTTTGCACATGGTTGCGAACGCAACAAGACTACGTAGTACGTATGCGAGTGTACACGACGGAATCGCCTGTTTATATCGGGTATGATTGGTTTATAGGTCGACGAGGAACAACGCTGTGCAATATCAACGGTGTTTCACGACGACGAGGGATATTTAACTCCTCGTTTCGTCGATGACGGGACACACAGCTGTTTTTAACCAGCTGACTCCACGTCCGCTCGTTTGTGCGCAGCTTTATCTTGTTCGCTAACGCACGCTCGCGCAGGTTCTCGAGGTTAGCTACATTTTTTCAGTTTccctacttcttttttttttgtttttcacgtTCTTTGCACATCGCGTTTTCTTTCTAGATGCGCCTTCGGTCCCCGACTGTCCTCAAATGACGCTCACAGTCAGAATACACTTTGAATTTATACATTCCTGGACGAGCGTAAATATTTAAAGTCGCGCGTCAAAGAACGGGCATACATGCATAAGTTCGAAACAGAGGGAAGCGCGACGAACGGTAATTGAGACGTCActggcgtgtttcgacttcaaCCGAACGTTTCGGGAATGACTCGAAGTGACGAACGCGCTTTTTACGAatgaatgtaaaaataaaacgcgCGGGGACACGACGGCCCGTGCCGCCACTGATGCAGACGCGGCGCAATCGATACTTTTTTCGTGAAAAACATCATTATCTCCGATAAATCGCGTGACTCCGGTGACTAAGAATTTTTTCGTTCCCGTTGCGTACGATGACCATTCGAGTCAGGTGCAAAGAACAAAGATAATCCTTTAGTCCGCGAACGCGAAGAGGTttcgatattatattttttctttttttttcatctctgTTAATTGTTGCGCAAACACGTTTCTTGTTACGGTATTATAAATATCGTGAAATGCGAGTTCtttgttttcgatttattaCTCGCTCGTACAGACGGAACGtaacacgacgacgacgacaacgacgacaacgacgacgacgacgacgacgacaacgtgacgatcgaaaaaagaatataacgTGTATATTTAGGATCTCGATTCGCAAGAGATTGATTTTTGCGTAACGTATCGTTGCGGTTCGCTTATCATTTCTCCACGGATGTACCCGTACGAGTGCGTCAGTTTTTCTAGAACGATGATAGTTTCTATACAGAGCTCTTTCGTGCCTCGTAACATCGATCAGTCTTTGTTGAAGCTTACATTAAATTTACAAGCGCTTGGGCGTTCAAAGTGAATTGGATGTGTTTGTTGGCTATATATCCTTCGACAGGTACCCGTGAGTTTTCAAATTTCTAGAAAGCCTTTCACTCGCGTTCAACGTACATACgttacatacgtacgtacgtgcaAACGTTAGTAATAATCTATTTTCGGGCCGCGGACGTCTTTGCATGCCTGCTTCCTATAAATTTGCAATGTTCAACGTCCGCGGGTTCCGTTTTAAGTGAATACCAACGGAATCTCATTTTTTCACAATATATTTAGAGTGTTGCGCACCGGTCATGCGCACAAGCCTTTTCTACCGTTCATAAAATTTCTCACGCTTTTCGCGCGATATTTTAAACACGACGATTTACAAATTCCAAATAACGAATTAACCTCCTTACGTTcggatatatataattttaaataaacaatcaGAGATTAGATCGCGCTATAAAAttgaacgtatatgtatatacatataatttaaaaagaaaaaaaaaaacagagactAGAAGTGTACCGCGGCAAAttgtttt carries:
- the Wls gene encoding wnt ligand secretion mediator, which gives rise to MQGTIIENLSGRKLSVLVILLIVAQIVCFLIGGLIAPTPASSQNILGTPCKDIRVNGSEPGEGKWFYSRGKGSCTAVDMHSFNFDSHHQAYQVVYTFQMPVPRNSMQLDYSRWQQNLIGVLQVDIIYHSQIEIAPRTKITLDARLAYRNKGDPDDSWKPYAASAVERILDCSIDEAMEKYNYNCSVVPLFELGSLFHDYYLLNIRLPADTDRNINQGLGHITDLWLTAINQNGGFTKVWVSLKTIYFPIVICVLAWYWRRVHMLSRSPALLEYLLLALGIALTFLNMPLEYLTLAYDMPFMLLLGDIRQGVFYAILLSFWLVFAGEHLMIQEGEQRNSLKCYWRHLSAVGIGCLSLFVFDMCERGVQLRNPFYSIWVTDLGTKFALSFIILAGVSAGVYLIFLSYMIWKVFMNISAKRAALPTMSSARRLHYEGVIYRFKFLMIATLLCASLTVIGFILGQVAEGQWKWDEELHLEMTSAFFTGVYGMWNIYIIALLCLYAPSHKQWPIEPSENSISEEIEFSRLSTDPNEMLSLTAFARKTAVE